The following proteins come from a genomic window of Athalia rosae chromosome 1, iyAthRosa1.1, whole genome shotgun sequence:
- the LOC105684190 gene encoding xyloside xylosyltransferase 1 codes for MRLLHKVLVNLTVLAVFLILFYCFQTPTLSITSNFYRNDARNDTKTKIISTSINAQRFIELPELNNGTSSDVEYHNIWCIFTKVTSNSPMKRKFKIFTASLLRLASVKIAFHVITDDSSREIAETLIQGVVKASGKYMKVRFYDVHVLAKQLEDIVSVMSPHFSSNPGTYYSDALFFLSLGLHRIAPANQKKAAMFDADTKFKTDIKELFKEFDKFGAEALFGLAPELTPVYRHVLYVYRSKNPATHYGEPAYLGGFPGFNSGVVLFNFERLRESPEYDSILSKDNVDHVTEKYYFKGHLGDQDFYTILGMERPELIHKVDCGWNRQLCTWWGEHGYADVFANYSRCDSDVKLWHGNCNTPIPDY; via the exons ATGCGTTTGTTACACAAGGTCCTAGTTAATCTGACAGTTCTTGCTGTGTTTCTGATCCTCTTTTACTGCTTCCAAACGCCCACTTTGTCCATTACGTCAAACTTTTACCGTAACGATGCCAGAAACGATACTAAAACAAAGATTATTTCAACCTCCATAAACGCGCAGCGGTTCATTGAACTGCCTGAACTTAATAATGGAACTAGCTCAGATGTGGAGTATCATAATATTTGGTGCATATTCACCAAAGTCACATCTAATTCACCGATGAAAAggaaatttaaaatatttaccgCATCTCTTCTGAGATTAGCCTCGGTTAAAATTGCTTTCCATGTAATCACCGATGACTCTAGCAGAGAAATTGCTGAGACTCTTATACAGGGAGTTGTTAAAGCAAGTGGCAAATACATGAAA GTCAGATTCTATGATGTCCATGTACTTGCCAAGCAACTCGAAGACATCGTTTCAGTGATGTCTCCACACTTCAGTAGCAACCCTGGGACTTACTATTCAGATGCTTTATTTTTCCTGTCTCTTGGTCTGCATAGGATAGCACCagcaaaccaaaaaaaagctGCGATGTTTGATGCTGATACAAAATTCAAGACCGATATTAAAGAACTTTTTAAAGAGTTTGACAAATTTGGTGCCGAGGCTCTGTTTGGTTTAGCACCTGAACTAACTCCAGTATACCGGCATGTCCTTTATGTATATAGAAGCAAAAATCCTGCTACCCATTACGGGGAGCCGGCATATTTGGGTGGATTTCCAGGGTTTAACAGTGGTGTGgtgcttttcaattttgaacgaCTTAGAGAATCTCCAGAATATGACAGTATACTCAGCAAGGACAACGTTGATCATGtaactgaaaaatattactTCAAG GGACATTTGGGTGATCAGGATTTCTATACAATCCTTGGTATGGAGAGACCTGAATTAATCCATAAGGTAGACTGCGGTTGGAATCGTCAATTATGTACATGGTGGGGAGAACATGGGTATGCCGATGTGTTTGCTAACTACTCGCGGTGCGATTCAGACGTAAAACTTTGGCATGGAAATTGCAACACGCCGATTCCTGATTATTAA